A stretch of Myceligenerans xiligouense DNA encodes these proteins:
- a CDS encoding TIGR00730 family Rossman fold protein → MSDDGVPQRGRGYRKGPVLLRGSQIPLETTDQRLLAKGERADWVHSDPWRVMRIQSEFVEGFGALAEIGPAVSVFGSARTDPAHPDYTRAEEIGRLLVEAGYAVITGGGPGIMEAANKGARTAGGVSVGLGIELPFEQGVNEHVNLGINFRYFFARKTMFVKYAQGFIVLPGGFGTFDELFEAVTLVQTRKVTSFPLVLFGADYWGGLLDWVRTAVLDRGMISAHDLDLLHITDDPDEAVEHVVEKGAVLADERRAQAALAADEKASADSA, encoded by the coding sequence ATGAGTGATGACGGAGTTCCGCAGCGGGGACGCGGATACCGGAAGGGGCCCGTGCTGCTGCGCGGGAGCCAGATCCCGCTGGAGACGACCGACCAGCGCCTGCTGGCCAAGGGGGAACGCGCCGACTGGGTGCACTCCGACCCGTGGCGCGTGATGCGGATCCAGTCCGAGTTCGTGGAGGGCTTCGGCGCCCTGGCGGAGATCGGGCCGGCCGTGTCCGTGTTCGGCAGCGCCCGCACGGACCCCGCGCATCCCGACTACACCCGGGCGGAGGAGATCGGCCGCCTGCTCGTCGAGGCCGGCTACGCCGTCATCACCGGAGGCGGCCCGGGCATCATGGAGGCCGCGAACAAGGGCGCCCGCACGGCCGGCGGCGTGTCCGTGGGCCTCGGCATCGAGCTGCCGTTCGAGCAGGGCGTGAACGAGCACGTCAACCTCGGCATCAACTTCCGCTACTTCTTCGCGCGCAAGACGATGTTCGTCAAGTACGCCCAGGGCTTCATCGTGCTTCCGGGAGGGTTCGGCACCTTCGACGAGCTCTTCGAGGCAGTCACCCTGGTCCAGACCCGCAAGGTCACGAGCTTTCCGCTCGTCCTGTTCGGGGCCGACTACTGGGGCGGGCTCCTCGACTGGGTCCGCACCGCGGTCCTGGACCGCGGGATGATCTCCGCGCACGACCTCGACCTCCTGCACATCACCGACGACCCCGACGAAGCCGTCGAGCACGTCGTCGAGAAGGGTGCCGTCCTCGCCGACGAGAGGCGTGCCCAGGCGGCGCTCGCGGCAGACGAAAAGGCCTCCGCGGACTCCGCGTGA
- the dapE gene encoding succinyl-diaminopimelate desuccinylase — protein sequence MTAFDESLLTPGSDLVDLTAAICDIPSVSGDEAALADAIEATLRARPHLEVHRDGDAVVARTGFGRDRRVVVAGHIDTVPVADNLPTRLVGAGASGDGEADGRVLRGRGTVDMKGGVAVALALACEVGTPGREPAVDVTWVFYDHEEVEAVHNGLGRLARNAPGLLEADFAILGEPSGAGIEGGCNGTMRVEVRTRGVAAHSARSWTGVNAIHGAAEVLGRLARYEPRTVAVEGLDYREGLNAVGIRGGIAGNVIPDECVVEVNYRFAPSRGEAEAEQHLREVFEGFEVTVTDSSPGARPGLDAPMAKDFATAVLSVTGGEPRPKYGWTDVARFAGLGIPAVNFGPGDALLAHKDDERLAVAELAACRDALRTWLLG from the coding sequence GTGACCGCATTCGACGAATCCCTCCTCACACCCGGCTCCGACCTCGTGGACCTCACCGCCGCGATCTGCGACATCCCCTCCGTCTCGGGCGACGAGGCAGCCCTCGCCGACGCGATCGAGGCGACGCTGCGCGCCCGCCCGCACCTCGAGGTCCACCGGGACGGGGACGCGGTCGTCGCGCGGACGGGGTTCGGGCGGGACCGGCGCGTCGTCGTCGCCGGGCACATCGACACGGTGCCCGTCGCGGACAACCTTCCGACGCGGCTGGTGGGGGCGGGCGCCTCCGGTGACGGCGAGGCCGACGGCCGCGTCCTCCGGGGCCGCGGCACGGTCGACATGAAGGGCGGCGTCGCGGTCGCCCTCGCACTCGCGTGCGAGGTCGGGACGCCGGGCCGGGAACCCGCCGTCGACGTCACCTGGGTGTTCTACGACCACGAGGAGGTCGAGGCGGTGCACAACGGCCTCGGCCGGCTCGCCCGCAACGCCCCCGGCCTGCTGGAGGCCGACTTCGCCATCCTGGGCGAGCCGAGCGGCGCCGGGATCGAGGGCGGCTGCAACGGCACGATGCGCGTCGAGGTCCGCACCCGCGGCGTCGCCGCGCACTCCGCGCGGTCCTGGACCGGCGTGAACGCCATCCACGGGGCCGCGGAGGTGCTCGGCCGGCTCGCCCGGTACGAGCCGCGCACCGTCGCGGTCGAAGGGCTCGACTACCGTGAAGGGCTCAACGCCGTGGGAATCCGCGGCGGGATCGCGGGGAACGTCATCCCCGACGAGTGCGTCGTCGAGGTGAACTACCGCTTCGCGCCGTCCCGCGGCGAGGCCGAGGCCGAGCAGCACCTGCGCGAGGTCTTCGAGGGCTTCGAGGTGACCGTCACGGATTCCTCGCCCGGCGCCCGCCCCGGACTCGACGCCCCCATGGCCAAGGACTTCGCGACGGCCGTGCTCTCCGTCACCGGCGGCGAGCCGCGGCCGAAGTACGGCTGGACCGATGTCGCCCGCTTCGCCGGCCTGGGCATCCCGGCGGTCAACTTCGGACCGGGCGACGCCCTCCTGGCCCACAAGGACGACGAACGCCTCGCCGTCGCGGAACTGGCGGCCTGCCGGGACGCCCTGCGCACCTGGCTCCTCGGCTGA
- the dapD gene encoding 2,3,4,5-tetrahydropyridine-2,6-dicarboxylate N-succinyltransferase: MTSTAPTTAWGHGLATIAADGSVLDTWFPAPALGEPPAEGSAAAEAPADLVALQGNDDARGVTARVVTVVADLTTGPKDASDGYLRLHLLSHRLVRPHAVNLDGLFGVLANVVWTSAGPCAVEDFETTRLRLRARGPVAVYGVDKFPRMTDYVLPAGVRIADADRVRLGAHLAEGTTVMHEGFVNFNAGTLGSSMVEGRISAGVTVGNGSDVGGGASIMGTLSGGGKEVISLGERCLLGANSGLGIPLGDDCVIEAGLYVTAGTKVTLRGGMTVKAVELAGQSNLLFRRNSTTGAVEVIDRVGTGVELNEALHKN, from the coding sequence ATGACGTCGACCGCTCCCACCACCGCCTGGGGTCATGGCCTCGCCACGATCGCCGCAGACGGCAGCGTCCTGGACACCTGGTTCCCCGCTCCGGCTCTCGGGGAACCTCCGGCCGAGGGGTCGGCCGCCGCGGAGGCACCGGCGGACCTGGTCGCGCTGCAGGGGAACGACGACGCCCGCGGCGTCACCGCCCGGGTCGTGACCGTCGTGGCGGACCTGACGACCGGCCCGAAGGACGCCTCCGACGGCTACCTGCGCCTCCACCTGCTCTCGCACCGGCTCGTCCGGCCGCATGCCGTGAACCTCGACGGGCTGTTCGGCGTGCTGGCCAACGTGGTGTGGACCAGCGCCGGGCCGTGCGCGGTCGAGGACTTCGAGACCACCCGGCTGCGGCTGCGGGCGCGCGGCCCCGTCGCGGTGTACGGCGTGGACAAGTTCCCGCGCATGACCGACTACGTCCTCCCGGCGGGCGTCCGCATCGCCGACGCCGACCGGGTCCGGCTCGGCGCGCACCTGGCCGAGGGCACCACCGTGATGCACGAGGGCTTCGTGAACTTCAACGCCGGCACGCTCGGCTCCTCGATGGTGGAGGGCCGCATCTCGGCGGGCGTGACGGTGGGCAACGGCTCCGACGTCGGCGGCGGCGCCTCGATCATGGGCACGCTGTCCGGCGGCGGCAAGGAGGTCATCTCGCTCGGCGAGCGCTGCCTGCTCGGCGCGAACTCCGGCCTCGGCATCCCGCTCGGCGACGACTGCGTGATCGAGGCCGGCCTGTACGTCACGGCGGGCACGAAGGTGACGCTGCGCGGCGGCATGACCGTCAAGGCGGTGGAGCTGGCCGGGCAGTCCAACCTGCTGTTCCGCCGCAACTCGACCACGGGAGCGGTCGAGGTGATCGACCGCGTGGGCACGGGTGTCGAGCTGAACGAAGCCCTCCACAAGAACTGA
- a CDS encoding ABC transporter ATP-binding protein has protein sequence MTTLDISTSGAAETTGNAVLSFENLSVTFRTQFGDVDAVKGIDLDVRPGEVVALVGESGSGKSVTSTTALGLLPGNARVSGTVRVGGQVVGSLDKAGLRRLRGNDVAMVFQEPMTALNPVLTIGDQLTEGLQLHGIAYGKEAEARAAELLRMVGIPEPERRLKQYPHELSGGQRQRVVIAMAISCDPTVIVADEPTTALDVTVQAEILDLLRSLTEKLDTAILLITHNMGVVADMADRVAVMLKGDLVETGTVDQVLNHPRHEYTKRLLAAVPHLGEGPGQFGEVARPAEPVPGEAAALDLRNLVIEYHRIGRPAFRAVDDVTFHVAPGEIVGLVGESGSGKSTIAKCALGLIPSRSGSVSILGQDFRATRGRRLKELRKRIGVVFQDPAASLNPRFPIGDLIAEPLVVHQVGDARSRREKVMELLDAVELPPAVFNRYPHELSGGQRQRVSIARALTLRPELLVADEPTSALDVSVQASVLKMFTSLQERYRFACLFVSHDLAVIDLLAHRVVVMQNGEIVEQGAREDVLRNPREDYTKRLLAAAPVPEPGEQRRRREARHALLTSLGEESAELHL, from the coding sequence GTGACCACACTCGATATCTCCACCTCCGGTGCTGCCGAGACGACGGGGAACGCCGTCCTCTCCTTCGAGAACCTGAGCGTCACGTTCCGGACGCAGTTCGGCGACGTCGACGCCGTCAAGGGCATCGACCTCGACGTGCGGCCCGGAGAGGTGGTCGCCCTCGTGGGCGAGTCCGGCTCCGGCAAGTCGGTGACCTCCACGACCGCGCTCGGGCTGCTGCCCGGCAACGCCCGCGTCAGCGGCACGGTGCGCGTCGGCGGCCAGGTCGTCGGGTCGCTCGACAAGGCCGGCCTGCGCCGGCTGCGCGGGAACGACGTCGCCATGGTGTTCCAGGAGCCCATGACGGCGCTGAACCCGGTGCTCACCATCGGTGACCAGCTCACCGAGGGCCTGCAGCTGCACGGCATCGCGTACGGCAAGGAGGCCGAGGCCCGCGCCGCCGAACTGCTGCGCATGGTCGGCATCCCCGAGCCGGAACGCCGGCTCAAGCAGTACCCCCACGAGCTGTCCGGCGGGCAGCGGCAGCGCGTCGTCATCGCGATGGCGATCTCCTGCGACCCCACGGTGATCGTCGCCGACGAGCCCACCACGGCCCTCGACGTCACCGTCCAGGCCGAGATCCTCGACCTGCTGCGCTCGCTCACGGAGAAGCTGGACACGGCGATCCTGCTCATCACCCACAACATGGGCGTCGTGGCGGACATGGCCGACCGCGTCGCCGTCATGCTCAAGGGCGACCTCGTGGAGACCGGCACCGTGGACCAGGTGCTCAACCACCCACGGCACGAGTACACCAAGCGGCTGCTCGCCGCCGTGCCGCACCTCGGCGAGGGGCCGGGCCAGTTCGGCGAGGTCGCGCGGCCGGCGGAGCCGGTGCCGGGTGAGGCCGCCGCGCTCGACCTGAGGAACCTGGTCATCGAGTACCACCGGATCGGCAGGCCGGCCTTCCGCGCCGTCGACGACGTGACCTTCCATGTCGCCCCGGGCGAGATCGTCGGGCTGGTGGGCGAGTCCGGCTCCGGCAAGTCGACGATCGCCAAGTGCGCGCTCGGTCTGATCCCGTCGCGCTCCGGCTCGGTGTCGATCCTGGGTCAGGACTTCCGGGCCACTCGTGGCCGGAGGCTCAAGGAGCTGCGCAAGCGGATCGGCGTGGTCTTCCAGGACCCGGCCGCCTCGCTCAACCCGCGGTTCCCCATCGGCGACCTCATCGCCGAGCCGCTCGTGGTGCACCAGGTGGGCGACGCCCGCTCGCGCCGGGAGAAGGTCATGGAGCTGCTCGACGCCGTCGAGCTGCCGCCCGCGGTCTTCAACCGCTATCCGCACGAGCTGTCCGGCGGGCAGCGTCAGCGGGTCAGTATCGCCCGCGCGCTGACCCTGCGGCCCGAACTGCTCGTGGCCGACGAGCCGACGTCGGCCCTCGACGTGTCCGTACAGGCCAGCGTGCTGAAGATGTTCACCTCGCTGCAGGAGCGGTACCGGTTCGCGTGCCTCTTCGTGAGCCACGACCTGGCCGTCATCGACCTGCTGGCGCACCGTGTCGTCGTCATGCAGAACGGCGAGATCGTGGAGCAGGGCGCGCGGGAGGACGTGCTGCGGAACCCTCGCGAGGACTACACGAAGCGGCTGCTGGCCGCCGCGCCGGTGCCGGAGCCGGGGGAGCAGCGCCGACGGCGCGAGGCGCGCCACGCTCTCCTGACCTCCCTGGGCGAGGAATCCGCGGAGCTCCACCTGTAG
- a CDS encoding ABC transporter permease — protein sequence MSESPKNGAAGDAALLAADEELVPETKSYSANQIVLRRFLRHRGAIVAMGVMAVVVVVSFTSIGVGSVPGWWDKDISTAYDKIGTGSPTWEHPFGQDTIGKDYFALTMRGTQISLYIAFGVGIISTLIGTFVGAIAGYFRGIVDSLLMRLTDVVIIIPLLAIAAVLGRMSGGSLNLLIFALGVLVWTSLARLVRGEVLSLRERDFVMAARAVGTSPGRIIVRHILPNTVGVITVSATLTIATAILLETSLSFLGFGVQAPDVSLGSLISDYQGAFLSRPWLFWWPGMMILAIALSVNFIGDGLRDAFDPRQTSTKE from the coding sequence ATGAGTGAATCACCGAAGAACGGCGCCGCAGGCGACGCCGCCCTCCTCGCGGCCGACGAGGAACTGGTCCCCGAGACCAAGTCCTACAGCGCCAACCAGATCGTGCTGCGGCGCTTCCTACGACACCGGGGCGCCATCGTCGCCATGGGGGTGATGGCGGTCGTCGTCGTCGTGTCGTTCACGTCGATCGGGGTCGGTTCCGTCCCGGGCTGGTGGGACAAGGACATCAGCACCGCCTACGACAAGATCGGCACCGGCTCGCCGACCTGGGAGCACCCGTTCGGCCAGGACACCATCGGCAAGGACTACTTCGCGCTGACCATGCGCGGGACGCAGATCTCCCTGTACATCGCGTTCGGCGTCGGCATCATCTCCACGCTGATCGGCACCTTCGTCGGAGCGATCGCCGGCTACTTCCGGGGCATCGTCGACTCGCTGCTGATGCGGCTGACCGACGTCGTCATCATCATCCCGCTGCTCGCGATCGCGGCGGTGCTGGGGCGGATGTCGGGCGGCAGCCTCAACCTGCTGATCTTCGCGCTGGGGGTGCTGGTCTGGACCAGCCTGGCGCGCCTCGTGCGCGGCGAGGTGCTGTCGCTGCGCGAGCGGGACTTCGTCATGGCGGCCCGTGCCGTCGGCACGAGCCCCGGCAGGATCATCGTGCGGCACATCCTGCCCAACACGGTGGGCGTCATCACGGTCTCGGCCACCCTGACCATCGCGACGGCGATCCTGCTGGAGACCAGCCTGAGCTTCCTCGGCTTCGGAGTGCAGGCACCGGACGTCTCGCTCGGCTCGCTGATCTCCGACTACCAGGGGGCCTTCCTCTCCCGGCCCTGGCTGTTCTGGTGGCCGGGCATGATGATCCTCGCGATCGCCCTGTCCGTGAACTTCATCGGGGACGGTCTGCGCGACGCGTTCGACCCCCGGCAGACCAGCACCAAGGAGTGA
- a CDS encoding ABC transporter permease: MFLFILRRTLASLVVLLLSSALMFWLTVNSGDPLADLRGSNADNAQQLMDSRVATMNLDLPWYERYWMWLDGVVGCFTGSCDFGVNRSGQDVLFLTGLAAQSTLRLVTAATLIAIVVGVALGILTAIRQYSGFDYGVTFAAFLFFSLPVFWAAVLLKEFGAIRFNDWIANGQLGPLTIILIALVLAFLIPSTMGGTTRRKLVTGGATFAFVVVVLFLFNLLNWYRSPVSGPLVALVAACGAAVLVTAIVSGLRNRKAMYAALTTAVVGIVAYAVLAFTPLLADPSWLGLSGLFVVAIAVSLVIGRLWGGYNKKQVMLVTGVTGALTSLIVVADILVGYWASFLGLKSRPISTIGAQTPNFTGDFWQRLIDYGTQLILPTALLALVSIATHSRFTRSSMLEVLNQDYVRTARAKGLSEREVVVKHAFRNSLIPITTIVAFDFAALIGGAVITETVFGWQGMGQLFITGLRQVDPAPVMAFFLVTGTAVVVMNLLADLAYASLDPRIRR, encoded by the coding sequence GTGTTCCTCTTCATCCTGAGACGCACACTCGCGTCCCTCGTCGTCCTGCTGCTCTCATCAGCGCTGATGTTCTGGCTGACGGTGAACTCCGGAGATCCGCTCGCCGATCTCCGTGGTTCGAACGCCGACAACGCCCAGCAGCTCATGGACTCCCGTGTCGCGACGATGAATCTCGACCTGCCGTGGTACGAGCGGTACTGGATGTGGCTCGACGGCGTGGTCGGCTGCTTCACGGGATCGTGCGACTTCGGGGTCAACCGCAGTGGTCAGGACGTGCTCTTCCTGACGGGCCTCGCCGCACAGTCCACCCTGCGCCTGGTGACCGCGGCGACGCTGATCGCGATCGTCGTGGGCGTGGCCCTGGGCATCCTCACCGCGATCCGGCAGTACTCCGGGTTCGACTACGGTGTGACGTTCGCGGCCTTCCTCTTCTTCTCGTTGCCGGTGTTCTGGGCGGCGGTGCTGCTCAAGGAGTTCGGCGCGATCCGGTTCAACGACTGGATCGCGAACGGTCAGCTCGGGCCGCTGACGATCATCCTCATAGCCCTGGTCCTGGCGTTCCTCATACCGTCCACGATGGGCGGTACCACCCGGCGCAAGCTGGTCACGGGCGGGGCGACGTTCGCGTTCGTCGTCGTGGTGCTGTTCCTGTTCAACCTGCTGAACTGGTACCGGAGTCCGGTCTCGGGACCGCTCGTCGCGCTCGTGGCCGCGTGCGGCGCGGCGGTGCTGGTCACCGCCATCGTGTCGGGTCTCCGCAACCGGAAGGCCATGTACGCGGCGCTGACCACCGCCGTCGTCGGCATCGTCGCCTACGCCGTCCTCGCGTTCACGCCCCTGCTCGCCGACCCGTCGTGGCTGGGACTGTCCGGGCTGTTCGTGGTGGCGATCGCCGTCTCGCTGGTGATCGGCCGGCTCTGGGGCGGCTACAACAAGAAGCAGGTCATGCTGGTGACCGGCGTGACGGGTGCGCTCACCTCCCTCATCGTCGTGGCCGACATCCTGGTGGGGTACTGGGCGTCGTTCCTGGGGCTGAAGTCGCGGCCGATCTCCACGATCGGCGCGCAGACGCCGAACTTCACCGGAGACTTCTGGCAGCGCCTCATCGACTACGGCACCCAGCTCATCCTCCCGACGGCGCTGCTCGCGCTGGTCTCCATCGCCACCCACTCCCGGTTCACCCGATCGTCGATGCTCGAGGTGCTCAACCAGGACTACGTGCGCACCGCGCGGGCGAAGGGCCTCTCCGAGCGCGAGGTCGTCGTCAAGCACGCGTTCCGCAACTCGCTCATCCCGATCACCACCATCGTCGCCTTCGACTTCGCCGCCCTGATCGGCGGCGCGGTGATCACGGAGACGGTGTTCGGCTGGCAGGGCATGGGGCAGCTGTTCATCACGGGACTGCGGCAGGTCGACCCAGCTCCGGTCATGGCGTTCTTCCTCGTCACCGGAACGGCGGTGGTCGTGATGAACCTGCTCGCCGACCTCGCGTACGCATCCCTCGACCCGCGGATCCGGCGCTGA
- a CDS encoding ABC transporter substrate-binding protein, translated as MKIRRLSAAIAAVASGALLFSACSSPLGGEETTGETESGSVEADGPCKADLGDVTTADGDIKVANEQELFAYNGLTTDTYSVYNAAILDRMQGGFYYFGTDGTICHDDAWGAYEALSPTEIQYTLSDEATWSDGTPITYADYLLDWATQALTKDVAVSDDATEEPLFNHVSGLTLGDYVPAGPEADAADAKQFTYNYERVNADWEILVQSALPAHVVAEEIGVSTEELVEAIKDLDADVLKDAAEFWNEGWLLDKPGELPDPALTPSSGPYMFAEGGWSAGQSVTLTANPDYWGPAPATETLTFRQIASDGQIQALQNGDLDVIQPNGPVVDTITQLEALGDSVNLETGQTLIWEHLDFNFREGSVFAEDAGGLAAREAFALCVPRQKIVDDLIKPIDSTAVVMNGREVFPFQDTYEEVTAESYDGRYDEADIEAAQGKFAESGLEEGTEIRVGYLDGNPRRTDTVAAIKASCDEVGFEIVDSGSPTFFDEELGNGDYEVALFAWAGSGQITSGENIYSTPGGQNYGEYSNETVDAAWKTLTESTDPAVHTEQVKIIEKELWDTLFGLPLYAHPGVVASSSSVDNVRATATQGGVSWNADQWARAE; from the coding sequence TTGAAGATCAGGCGACTGAGCGCCGCGATCGCGGCTGTGGCCAGCGGTGCGCTGCTCTTCTCGGCGTGCTCGAGCCCGCTGGGTGGCGAGGAGACCACGGGTGAGACGGAAAGCGGCTCGGTGGAGGCCGATGGCCCCTGCAAGGCCGACCTCGGCGACGTCACCACGGCCGACGGCGATATCAAGGTTGCGAACGAGCAGGAGCTTTTCGCCTACAACGGGCTGACCACCGACACGTACTCGGTCTACAACGCCGCCATCCTCGACCGGATGCAGGGCGGGTTCTACTACTTCGGCACCGACGGCACCATCTGCCACGACGACGCCTGGGGCGCGTACGAGGCGCTCAGCCCGACGGAGATCCAGTACACGCTCAGCGACGAGGCGACGTGGTCCGACGGGACGCCGATCACCTACGCGGACTACCTGCTCGACTGGGCCACCCAGGCGCTCACCAAGGACGTCGCCGTCAGTGACGACGCCACCGAGGAGCCGCTGTTCAACCACGTGTCCGGGCTGACCCTGGGTGACTACGTCCCCGCCGGCCCGGAGGCCGACGCGGCCGACGCCAAGCAGTTCACCTACAACTACGAGCGGGTGAACGCGGACTGGGAGATCCTGGTCCAGAGCGCGCTCCCGGCCCACGTCGTCGCCGAGGAGATCGGCGTCTCGACGGAGGAGCTCGTGGAGGCCATCAAGGACCTCGACGCGGACGTGCTCAAGGACGCCGCCGAGTTCTGGAACGAGGGCTGGCTCCTCGACAAGCCGGGCGAGCTGCCCGACCCGGCGCTCACCCCGTCGAGCGGTCCGTACATGTTCGCCGAGGGCGGCTGGTCCGCGGGCCAGTCCGTGACGCTCACCGCCAACCCGGACTACTGGGGCCCGGCACCGGCGACCGAGACCCTGACCTTCCGGCAGATCGCCTCCGACGGTCAGATCCAGGCGCTGCAGAACGGCGACCTCGACGTGATCCAGCCGAACGGCCCGGTCGTCGACACGATCACGCAGCTCGAGGCCCTGGGCGACTCGGTCAACCTGGAGACGGGCCAGACCCTCATCTGGGAGCACCTCGACTTCAACTTCCGTGAGGGCAGCGTGTTCGCCGAGGACGCGGGAGGCCTGGCCGCCCGTGAGGCGTTCGCGCTGTGCGTGCCGCGTCAGAAGATCGTGGACGACCTGATCAAGCCGATCGACTCCACCGCCGTGGTGATGAACGGCCGCGAGGTGTTCCCGTTCCAGGACACCTACGAGGAGGTCACCGCGGAGTCCTACGACGGCCGCTACGACGAGGCCGACATCGAGGCCGCGCAGGGCAAGTTCGCCGAGTCGGGCCTGGAGGAGGGCACCGAGATCCGGGTCGGGTACCTGGACGGCAACCCCCGCCGTACGGACACGGTCGCCGCGATCAAGGCGTCGTGCGACGAGGTCGGCTTCGAGATCGTCGACTCGGGCTCGCCCACCTTCTTCGACGAGGAACTGGGCAACGGCGACTACGAGGTGGCCCTGTTCGCCTGGGCCGGCTCCGGCCAGATCACCTCGGGCGAGAACATCTACTCGACGCCGGGTGGCCAGAACTACGGCGAGTACTCGAACGAGACGGTCGACGCGGCGTGGAAGACCCTCACGGAGTCGACGGACCCGGCGGTGCACACCGAGCAGGTGAAGATCATCGAGAAGGAGCTGTGGGACACCCTGTTCGGTCTCCCGCTGTACGCCCACCCGGGCGTCGTCGCCTCCAGCTCGTCGGTGGACAACGTCCGCGCGACGGCCACGCAGGGTGGCGTCTCGTGGAACGCCGACCAGTGGGCGCGCGCGGAGTGA
- a CDS encoding cold shock domain-containing protein: MRVVQGRVIRYDEVRGYGFVAPDEGGDDVFLHVNDLEFDKRKLVVGAVVEFDTEEGDRGPKASQVTLVSTPVAQPQAVAAAPGNGTTAVLGGVPAPAPTIVLPDTGADDGDSVTGRQLTAELTEMLLAGVPTLTAEQVVLTRQAVVALAAAHGWVSDDPA; the protein is encoded by the coding sequence ATGAGAGTGGTTCAGGGTCGGGTGATCCGATACGACGAGGTGCGCGGATACGGATTCGTCGCGCCGGACGAGGGCGGGGACGACGTGTTCCTGCACGTGAACGATCTCGAGTTCGACAAGCGGAAGCTCGTGGTGGGGGCGGTGGTGGAGTTCGACACCGAGGAGGGGGACAGGGGGCCGAAGGCGTCGCAGGTGACGCTGGTGTCGACCCCGGTGGCTCAGCCGCAGGCGGTCGCCGCCGCGCCGGGGAACGGGACGACGGCGGTGCTGGGCGGCGTTCCGGCCCCGGCGCCGACGATCGTGCTGCCCGACACCGGGGCCGACGACGGCGACTCCGTCACGGGCCGCCAGCTCACCGCCGAGCTGACCGAGATGTTGCTCGCCGGAGTGCCGACCCTGACCGCGGAGCAGGTGGTGCTCACCCGGCAGGCGGTCGTGGCGCTGGCCGCGGCGCACGGATGGGTGAGCGACGACCCGGCCTGA
- a CDS encoding carboxymuconolactone decarboxylase family protein yields MTTTRVPPAEITGLNGAVIKRFARKTLGTVPTALGVLWHNQRVLRSTAGLGGKIKKWDTCDESLKTFAHMAVASLVGCSWCLDFNYFEAHHKKLDMDKAREIPRWRESDAFTPLERDVLAYAEAMTQTEPTVTDEMVDALLRRLGPAALVELTAIIAFANLSTRTNVALGIESDGFAASCGLKPLPERDRGMRAA; encoded by the coding sequence ATGACCACCACCCGCGTTCCCCCGGCCGAGATCACCGGCCTCAACGGCGCCGTCATCAAGCGGTTCGCCCGGAAGACCCTGGGGACGGTGCCCACCGCCCTCGGCGTGCTCTGGCACAACCAGCGCGTCCTGAGGTCGACCGCCGGCCTCGGCGGCAAGATCAAGAAGTGGGACACCTGCGACGAGAGTCTCAAGACGTTCGCCCACATGGCGGTCGCGTCGCTCGTCGGCTGCTCCTGGTGCCTCGACTTCAACTACTTCGAGGCGCACCACAAGAAGCTCGACATGGACAAGGCGCGCGAGATCCCGAGATGGCGTGAGTCCGACGCGTTCACCCCGCTCGAGCGCGACGTGCTCGCCTACGCGGAGGCCATGACGCAGACCGAGCCGACGGTCACCGACGAGATGGTCGACGCCCTCCTGCGGCGACTCGGGCCGGCCGCGCTCGTCGAGCTGACGGCGATCATCGCCTTCGCGAACCTGAGCACGCGGACGAACGTCGCCCTCGGCATCGAGTCCGACGGGTTCGCGGCATCGTGCGGCCTGAAGCCGCTGCCCGAACGCGACCGGGGCATGCGGGCCGCGTGA
- a CDS encoding histone deacetylase, with protein MSSHEVWYVSYGSNLSRERLNCYLAGGRPPGALRAQPGARDPRPPAEDRPVELSGRLYFWGASTTWEGATAFYDHHSPGPTAARAYRVTVAQLTDIAEQEMHREPRAGTALEAVLTRGFDGAYRAGPGRYETMVNAGTLDGLPMYTFTSPHRADTSPHAAPSEPYLAMIRAGLAESHGWDRETIETYLGTWLPAEAALRR; from the coding sequence ATGAGTTCGCACGAGGTCTGGTATGTCAGCTATGGATCGAACCTCTCCCGGGAGCGGCTGAACTGCTACCTGGCGGGCGGCCGCCCGCCAGGCGCCCTGCGCGCCCAGCCGGGGGCCCGCGACCCCCGGCCCCCCGCCGAGGACCGACCCGTCGAGCTCTCGGGACGGCTGTACTTCTGGGGTGCGTCGACGACGTGGGAGGGCGCGACGGCGTTCTACGACCACCACTCCCCCGGCCCGACGGCGGCCCGCGCGTACCGGGTCACCGTCGCGCAGCTGACCGACATCGCGGAGCAGGAGATGCACCGCGAGCCCCGCGCCGGAACCGCGCTCGAAGCGGTGCTCACCCGGGGGTTCGACGGCGCCTACCGCGCCGGCCCGGGCCGCTACGAGACGATGGTCAACGCCGGGACGCTCGACGGGCTGCCGATGTACACGTTCACCTCGCCGCACCGGGCGGACACCAGCCCGCACGCCGCGCCGTCGGAGCCGTACCTGGCGATGATCCGAGCCGGTCTGGCGGAGTCGCACGGCTGGGACCGCGAGACGATCGAGACGTATCTGGGGACGTGGCTGCCGGCGGAGGCGGCGCTGCGCCGGTGA